In Juglans microcarpa x Juglans regia isolate MS1-56 chromosome 7D, Jm3101_v1.0, whole genome shotgun sequence, the following are encoded in one genomic region:
- the LOC121239413 gene encoding cytosolic sulfotransferase 15-like yields the protein MVVTNYTESTDGEEEKLSQECKELLLSLPKEKGWRTHHLFKYQGFWCQPREIQSIISFQKHFQASDTDVVLASIPKSGTTWLKALAFAIVNRKRFAISNINHPLLTSNPHDLVPFFEYKAYANNQLPDLSKLPQPRLFGTHIPFGSLPNSIKKSSCRVVYISRNPFDTFISSWHFINKIKPRSMASMSLDEAFEMFCKGVIGFGPFWEHILGYWKESTEKPHKVLFLKYEDMKEDINSCLKNLAEFMGFPFSLEEERGGIIEKIAKLCSFENMKDLEVNKSGKSIKNFENKNLFRKGDVGDWVNYLSPRQVEQLTKVVEEKLGGSGLSFKSLPEIINIKV from the coding sequence ATGGTTGTCACAAATTACACAGAGTCAAcggatggagaagaagaaaagctaAGCCAAGAATGCAAGGaacttcttctttctcttcccaAAGAGAAAGGGTGGCGAACCCATCATCTCTTCAAGTACCAAGGCTTTTGGTGCCAGCCAAGGGAGATCCAATCCATAATCTCTTTTCAAAAGCACTTCCAAGCAAGCGACACTGATGTCGTATTAGCCTCCATACCAAAATCAGGCACCACATGGTTGAAAGCCTTGGCTTTTGCCATCGTGAATCGAAAGCGTTTTGCCATTTCAAACATTAACCATCCTTTGCTTACATCCAACCCCCACGATCTTGTACCCTTCTTTGAGTACAAGGCTTATGCAAACAACCAGCTTCCTGACCTCTCCAAACTTCCACAGCCTAGGCTTTTTGGCACTCATATTCCATTTGGTTCCTTGCCTAACTCCATCAAGAAGTCTAGCTGTCGGGTTGTTTACATCAGCAGAAACCCGTTTGACACTTTCATCTCCTCGTGGCATTTCATTAACAAAATCAAGCCACGATCTATGGCCTCAATGTCACTAGACGAAGCCTTTGAAATGTTCTGCAAGGGGGTCATTGGGTTTGGTCCCTTTTGGGAACACATTTTGGGCTACTGGAAGGAGAGCACAGAAAAACCTCATAAGGTATTGTTCTTGAAGTACGAGGACATGAAAGAAGATATCAATTCATGCTTGAAAAATTTAGCAGAGTTCATGGGGTTCCCATTTTCTTTGGAGGAGGAGAGAGGTGGGATTATTGAAAAGATTGCAAAGCTGTGTAGTTTTGAGAATATGAAGGATTTGGAGGTAAACAAATCTGGCAAGTCTATAAAGAACTTCGAAAACAAGAACTTGTTTAGAAAGGGTGATGTGGGAGATTGGGTGAACTATCTCTCGCCAAGGCAGGTGGAGCAATTAACCAAAGTCGTGGAGGAGAAGTTAGGCGGTTCTGGTTTGTCGTTTAAA
- the LOC121240062 gene encoding uncharacterized protein LOC121240062 isoform X2 has protein sequence MHFSAGGPNLLPLSCVHETVESVYPPSPSNNKDSERQYEEKFNFGFLNCADVNEAVELSIAASEALVIHELVKRELASMALPTESVLEVALQVKQARLEILEEAFSFQTEESDICYSLSDLDDVAMTDAFEDVGLSYNNPDDQCACDSAQSHVKETPLFENRSIFHNGLNHIDIRSQQVDSNLISTHRHLEDNMGMDVQLTKDLCPGSLDCERKRKRSHGPVQVSTTSKLAAYVDSILHQSIQENSGGLFMKQEEDAHALSKQKNARSVPAFFLGETSFLSESADIAPDENSFVHELECMSKFGSQSSVHVEGSLQKAHEEILLSQDVVRSSILSFVDPLCSVVPCSIPPENVSSTQGHNLNDGENTRKKCSRPLSEHGMENLQRTLNQNLGPDHGDNHAAYTVNIEASGVSTRRQMTSLKTYSMLVPNPVCFLEGGCLYYNQSFQLEYDQGKLSSDQNTCCSMSSDKRGSIEFLHSRPVSNYAGGRNNEDTQETTINNNSVAEMTNLKRNLEKTTREEDMSLIQPLERRISPCVMNQRASWHLLSSKHSVKSFTGHPRHALVPGCIIKHHQSKIVQNMQSKGYNFHDNHARKRVHFSEAEDLLQQTKNPPKQQFSHQNCPTLRARKGPNLSKKWSRAYGMKSCLTKSSHKVKKRLNFLGKEFLVTGFSSEKTKEIEGLIWKYGGIVLLDIPSPNSRGKGSARVICQHSPVILCLKKLKTTKFLYGCAVNAIILKVDWLTDSIVAGSILLPEKYMILSNRVDAICTRSGKLVHLNNNMYIFERVGIMLHGKHSFCTKFAKIFRHGGGQVFKTLQWLIKDLDNKKIFIGAIIAEDESTVSRQLKHCAAEREILMMRKTTTCLCQQIIFQRLLFPWGGVKKYELRFYHRMLKIKS, from the exons ATGCACTTTAGTGCCGGTGGGCCCAATTTGTTGCCTCTAAGTTGCGTTCATGAAACTGTGGAGAGTGTTTATCCGCCATCTCCCTCCAATAACAAGGATTCTGAAAGACAATATGAAGAGAAATTCAATTTTGGCTTTCTCAACTGTGCTGATGTCAATGAAGCAGTTGAGCTATCTATTGCAGCATCTGAAGCACTGGTTATACATGAATTAGTGAAGCGTGAGTTAGCTTCAATGGCATTGCCAACAGAATCAGTACTTGAAGTTGCCCTACAGGTGAAACAAGCACGGTTGGAGATTTTGGAAGAGGCCTTCAGTTTCCAAACTGAGGAGAGTGACATATGCTATTCTCTTTCTGACTTGGATGATGTTGCTATGACAGATGCATTTGAAGATGTTGGGTTATCTTACAATAACCCTGATGATCAGTGTGCTTGTGATTCAGCTCAATCTCATGTCAAGGAAACTCCACTATTTGAAAATCGTAGTATATTTCACAATGGATTAAATCACATAGACATCAGATCTCAACAAGTAGATTCTAATCTTATTTCTACACACAGACATTTAGAAGACAATATGGGCATGGACGTGCAGTTAACAAAAGACTTATGTCCAGGATCTCTTGATTGTGAAAGAAAGAGGAAACGTTCTCATGGTCCTGTTCAGGTTTCAACTACCTCAAAATTGGCCGCATATGTTGATTCCATCTTGCACCAGTCTATCCAGGAAAATTCAGGCGGTTTATTTATGAAACAG GAAGAAGATGCTCATGCACTGTCGAAGCAGAAAAATGCTAGAAGTGTTCCTGCATTTTTTCTTGGTGAGACAAGCTTTCTATCGGAATCAGCAGATATTGCCCCGGATGAAAACTCTTTTGTGCATGAACTCGAGTGCATGTCCAAATTTGGTTCACAGTCAAGCGTACATGTTGAGGGTTCACTTCAAAAGGCTCATGAAGAGATATTGCTTTCTCAAGATGTGGTTAGATCTTCGATTCTATCTTTTGTCGATCCTCTCTGTTCTGTTGTTCCTTGTAGTATTCCTCCGGAAAATGTCAGTTCGACACAAGGCCACAATCTGAATGATGGAGAAAATACTAGAAAAAAATGCTCTAGACCCTTGAGCGAACATGGGATGGAGAATTTGCAAAGGACACTAAACCAAAATCTGGGACCTGATCATGGGGATAACCATGCTGCATACACGGTTAATATAGAAGCTTCTGGTGTATCAACTAGAAGGCAGATGACCTCACTTAAGACTTATAGCATGCTTGTGCCTAACCCTGTATGCTTTTTGGAAGGGGGATGCCTTTACTATAACCAGTCCTTTCAATTAGAATATGATCAAGGGAAGCTTTCTTCAGATCAAAATACGTGCTGCTCCATGTCTTCTGATAAAAGGGGTTCTATCGAGTTCCTACATTCAAGGCCTGTTTCGAATTATGCTGGTGGTAGAAATAATGAGGACACTCAGGAAACTACTATAAACAATAATTCAGTTGCAGAAATGACAAATCTGAAGAGAAATTTGGAGAAAACTACCAGAGAAGAGGACATGTCTCTAATCCAGCCATTGGAGAGGAGAATTTCACCTTGTGTTATGAATCAAAGGGCATCCTGGCATCTGCTGTCTTCTAAGCATTCTGTAAAAAGTTTCACCGGACATCCTAGACATGCTTTGGTACCAGGATGCATTATTAAGCATCACCAAAGCAAAATTGTTCAAAATATGCAATCTAAAGGCTATAATTTCCATGACAACCATGCAAGAAAACGTGTTCATTTCTCTGAAGCAGAGGATCTACTCCAGCAAACCAAGAACCCCCCAAAGCAACAATTTTCACACCAGAACT GCCCAACTCTTAGAGCTCGTAAAGGACCAAATTTGTCCAAAAAATGGTCTAGAGCTTATGGCATGAAAAGTTGTCTCACAAAATCGTCTCACAAGGTTAAGAAGAGATTGAATTTTCTAGGTAAAGAATTCCTTGTTACTGGATTTTCTAGTGAGAAGACAAAGGAAATTGAAGGACTAATATGGAAATATGGTGGCATTGTTCTCTTGGATATTCCTTCTCCAAATTCAAGGGGAAAGGGAAGTGCAAGAGTTATTTGTCAGCACTCTCCTGTTATTCTTTGTTTAAAAAAG tTAAAAACTACCAAGTTCTTGTATGGGTGTGCAGTGAATGCTATAATACTGAAAGTTGATTGGCTTACCGATTCAATTGTAGCAGGTTCTATTTTACTGCCTGAGAA ATACATGATTCTATCCAACCGAGTTGATGCAATATGTACCAGAAGTGGAAAGCTAGTTCATCTCAATaacaatatgtatatatttgaaAGGGTAGGGATTATGCTTCACGGGAAGCATAGTTTCTGCACCAAATTTGCAAAAATATTCAGG CATGGAGGTGGCCAGGTGTTTAAAACCCTTCAGTGGTTAATAAAAGATCTTGacaataaaaagatttttatcgGTGCCATCATTGCTGAGGATGAGAGTACAGTATCACGTCAGTTGAAACACTGTGCGGCAGAGCGAGAAATACTCATGATG AGAAAAACTACTACTTGCCTTTGCCAACAAATAATATTCCAGAGGCTCCTATTTCCATGGGGTGGAGTGAAGAAATATGAACTTCGTTTCTACCACAG GAtgcttaaaataaaatcttaa
- the LOC121240062 gene encoding uncharacterized protein LOC121240062 isoform X1, with protein sequence MHFSAGGPNLLPLSCVHETVESVYPPSPSNNKDSERQYEEKFNFGFLNCADVNEAVELSIAASEALVIHELVKRELASMALPTESVLEVALQVKQARLEILEEAFSFQTEESDICYSLSDLDDVAMTDAFEDVGLSYNNPDDQCACDSAQSHVKETPLFENRSIFHNGLNHIDIRSQQVDSNLISTHRHLEDNMGMDVQLTKDLCPGSLDCERKRKRSHGPVQVSTTSKLAAYVDSILHQSIQENSGGLFMKQEEDAHALSKQKNARSVPAFFLGETSFLSESADIAPDENSFVHELECMSKFGSQSSVHVEGSLQKAHEEILLSQDVVRSSILSFVDPLCSVVPCSIPPENVSSTQGHNLNDGENTRKKCSRPLSEHGMENLQRTLNQNLGPDHGDNHAAYTVNIEASGVSTRRQMTSLKTYSMLVPNPVCFLEGGCLYYNQSFQLEYDQGKLSSDQNTCCSMSSDKRGSIEFLHSRPVSNYAGGRNNEDTQETTINNNSVAEMTNLKRNLEKTTREEDMSLIQPLERRISPCVMNQRASWHLLSSKHSVKSFTGHPRHALVPGCIIKHHQSKIVQNMQSKGYNFHDNHARKRVHFSEAEDLLQQTKNPPKQQFSHQNCPTLRARKGPNLSKKWSRAYGMKSCLTKSSHKVKKRLNFLGKEFLVTGFSSEKTKEIEGLIWKYGGIVLLDIPSPNSRGKGSARVICQHSPVILCLKKLKTTKFLYGCAVNAIILKVDWLTDSIVAGSILLPEKYMILSNRVDAICTRSGKLVHLNNNMYIFERVGIMLHGKHSFCTKFAKIFRHGGGQVFKTLQWLIKDLDNKKIFIGAIIAEDESTVSRQLKHCAAEREILMMPASWIINSLHSGKLLPIAEKNYYLPLPTNNIPEAPISMGWSEEI encoded by the exons ATGCACTTTAGTGCCGGTGGGCCCAATTTGTTGCCTCTAAGTTGCGTTCATGAAACTGTGGAGAGTGTTTATCCGCCATCTCCCTCCAATAACAAGGATTCTGAAAGACAATATGAAGAGAAATTCAATTTTGGCTTTCTCAACTGTGCTGATGTCAATGAAGCAGTTGAGCTATCTATTGCAGCATCTGAAGCACTGGTTATACATGAATTAGTGAAGCGTGAGTTAGCTTCAATGGCATTGCCAACAGAATCAGTACTTGAAGTTGCCCTACAGGTGAAACAAGCACGGTTGGAGATTTTGGAAGAGGCCTTCAGTTTCCAAACTGAGGAGAGTGACATATGCTATTCTCTTTCTGACTTGGATGATGTTGCTATGACAGATGCATTTGAAGATGTTGGGTTATCTTACAATAACCCTGATGATCAGTGTGCTTGTGATTCAGCTCAATCTCATGTCAAGGAAACTCCACTATTTGAAAATCGTAGTATATTTCACAATGGATTAAATCACATAGACATCAGATCTCAACAAGTAGATTCTAATCTTATTTCTACACACAGACATTTAGAAGACAATATGGGCATGGACGTGCAGTTAACAAAAGACTTATGTCCAGGATCTCTTGATTGTGAAAGAAAGAGGAAACGTTCTCATGGTCCTGTTCAGGTTTCAACTACCTCAAAATTGGCCGCATATGTTGATTCCATCTTGCACCAGTCTATCCAGGAAAATTCAGGCGGTTTATTTATGAAACAG GAAGAAGATGCTCATGCACTGTCGAAGCAGAAAAATGCTAGAAGTGTTCCTGCATTTTTTCTTGGTGAGACAAGCTTTCTATCGGAATCAGCAGATATTGCCCCGGATGAAAACTCTTTTGTGCATGAACTCGAGTGCATGTCCAAATTTGGTTCACAGTCAAGCGTACATGTTGAGGGTTCACTTCAAAAGGCTCATGAAGAGATATTGCTTTCTCAAGATGTGGTTAGATCTTCGATTCTATCTTTTGTCGATCCTCTCTGTTCTGTTGTTCCTTGTAGTATTCCTCCGGAAAATGTCAGTTCGACACAAGGCCACAATCTGAATGATGGAGAAAATACTAGAAAAAAATGCTCTAGACCCTTGAGCGAACATGGGATGGAGAATTTGCAAAGGACACTAAACCAAAATCTGGGACCTGATCATGGGGATAACCATGCTGCATACACGGTTAATATAGAAGCTTCTGGTGTATCAACTAGAAGGCAGATGACCTCACTTAAGACTTATAGCATGCTTGTGCCTAACCCTGTATGCTTTTTGGAAGGGGGATGCCTTTACTATAACCAGTCCTTTCAATTAGAATATGATCAAGGGAAGCTTTCTTCAGATCAAAATACGTGCTGCTCCATGTCTTCTGATAAAAGGGGTTCTATCGAGTTCCTACATTCAAGGCCTGTTTCGAATTATGCTGGTGGTAGAAATAATGAGGACACTCAGGAAACTACTATAAACAATAATTCAGTTGCAGAAATGACAAATCTGAAGAGAAATTTGGAGAAAACTACCAGAGAAGAGGACATGTCTCTAATCCAGCCATTGGAGAGGAGAATTTCACCTTGTGTTATGAATCAAAGGGCATCCTGGCATCTGCTGTCTTCTAAGCATTCTGTAAAAAGTTTCACCGGACATCCTAGACATGCTTTGGTACCAGGATGCATTATTAAGCATCACCAAAGCAAAATTGTTCAAAATATGCAATCTAAAGGCTATAATTTCCATGACAACCATGCAAGAAAACGTGTTCATTTCTCTGAAGCAGAGGATCTACTCCAGCAAACCAAGAACCCCCCAAAGCAACAATTTTCACACCAGAACT GCCCAACTCTTAGAGCTCGTAAAGGACCAAATTTGTCCAAAAAATGGTCTAGAGCTTATGGCATGAAAAGTTGTCTCACAAAATCGTCTCACAAGGTTAAGAAGAGATTGAATTTTCTAGGTAAAGAATTCCTTGTTACTGGATTTTCTAGTGAGAAGACAAAGGAAATTGAAGGACTAATATGGAAATATGGTGGCATTGTTCTCTTGGATATTCCTTCTCCAAATTCAAGGGGAAAGGGAAGTGCAAGAGTTATTTGTCAGCACTCTCCTGTTATTCTTTGTTTAAAAAAG tTAAAAACTACCAAGTTCTTGTATGGGTGTGCAGTGAATGCTATAATACTGAAAGTTGATTGGCTTACCGATTCAATTGTAGCAGGTTCTATTTTACTGCCTGAGAA ATACATGATTCTATCCAACCGAGTTGATGCAATATGTACCAGAAGTGGAAAGCTAGTTCATCTCAATaacaatatgtatatatttgaaAGGGTAGGGATTATGCTTCACGGGAAGCATAGTTTCTGCACCAAATTTGCAAAAATATTCAGG CATGGAGGTGGCCAGGTGTTTAAAACCCTTCAGTGGTTAATAAAAGATCTTGacaataaaaagatttttatcgGTGCCATCATTGCTGAGGATGAGAGTACAGTATCACGTCAGTTGAAACACTGTGCGGCAGAGCGAGAAATACTCATGATG CCAGCCAGCTGGATCATTAATAGCTTACATTCAGGAAAGCTCCTTCCTATTGCAGAGAAAAACTACTACTTGCCTTTGCCAACAAATAATATTCCAGAGGCTCCTATTTCCATGGGGTGGAGTGAAGAAATATGA
- the LOC121240002 gene encoding annexin D8, which yields MATINAPKQFSPVEDAENIKRACQGWGTDEGAIIAILGHRNATQRKLIRLAYEEIYQEDLIKQLQSELSGDFERAICNWTLDPADRDAVLTNAALQKAVPDYRAIIEIACISSPEELLAVRRAYRCRYKRSLEEDVASHTLGHIRKLLVAVVSAYRYDKDEFDTQVAHLEADILHEKAQEMAFDHEELLRILSTRSKAQLKATFNRYRDNHGTSITKGLSGDPADAYLAALRTTIRCIRDPRKYYAKVLRNAINTMGTDEDTLSRVIITRAEKDLKDIKELYFKRNNVTLDDALVRHTSGDYKAFLLALLGRDEV from the exons ATGGCCACCATAAACGCTCCAAAGCAATTTTCTCCGGTTGAAGATGCTGAGAACATCAAGAGGGCTTGTCAAG GATGGGGAACAGATGAGGGGGCTATAATTGCCATACTAGGACACAGAAATGCAACTCAGAGGAAGCTTATAAGGCTAGCTTATGAAGAGATTTACCAAGAGGATCTCATCAAACAGCTTCAATCTGAACTTTCCGGGGACTTCGAG AGAGCTATATGCAACTGGACTCTGGACCCTGCTGATCGAGATGCTGTCTTGACTAATGCGGCACTGCAGAAGGCAGTACCTGATTACCGGGCAATCATTGAAATTGCATGCATAAGCTCCCCAGAAGAACTCTTGGCAGTAAGGCGTGCTTATCGGTGTCGTTACAAGCGCTCTCTTGAAGAAGATGTCGCCTCTCACACGTTGGGTCACATCAGGAAA CTTCTTGTTGCAGTGGTAAGCGCGTACAGGTATGACAAGGATGAGTTTGATACGCAAGTGGCGCATTTGGAAGCGGATATTCTTCATGAGAAAGCCCAAGAAATGGCTTTTGACCATGAAGAATTGCTTAGAATTCTTAGTACAAGGAGTAAGGCACAGCTCAAGGCAACTTTCAACCGCTACAGGGATAATCATGGCACATCCATTACCAAG GGTTTGTCGGGTGATCCAGCTGATGCCTATCTAGCTGCATTGCGTACAACTATCCGATGCATTAGAGACCCTCGAAAGTACTATGCAAAG GTTTTGCGCAATGCCATCAATACTATGGGAACCGATGAAGATACTCTCAGTCGTGTGATCATAACTCGTGCAGAAAAGGATTTGAAGGATATCAAGGAACTCTACTTTAAGAGGAACAATGTTACTTTGGATGATGCCCTAGTTAGGCACACGTCAGGAGACTACAAGGCATTTCTTCTTGCCTTATTGGGGAGGGATGAGGTTTAG